From Schaalia sp. ZJ405, one genomic window encodes:
- the leuC gene encoding 3-isopropylmalate dehydratase large subunit: MTGTLAEKVWRDHIVTKGKGGAPDLLYIDLHLVHEVTSPQAFEGLRLAGRKVRRPDLTLATEDHNTPTLDIDLPIADETSRLQIQTLRKNAEEFGVRIHSLGDADQGIVHVVGPQLGLTQPGMTIVCGDSHTSTHGAFGALAFGIGTSQVEHVLATQTLPLAPFKTMAVTVNGSLPAGSTAKDIILAVIAKIGTGGGQGYVLEYRGQAIRELSMEGRMTICNMSIEAGARAGMVAPDETTFDYIKGRPHAPEGEDWDRAVEYWKTLRSDDDAVFDNEVILEAADIEPFVTWGTNPGQGVPLSATVPNPEDFGDDTKRAAAEKALEYMGLEAGTKMRDIKVDTVFLGSCTNGRIEDLRAAAAVVQGRHKAEGVRMLVVPGSARVRLQAEAEGLDQIFKDFGAEWRNAGCSMCLAMNPDKLAPGERSASTSNRNFEGRQGKGGRTHLVSPLVAAATAVRGTLSSPADL; encoded by the coding sequence ATGACCGGCACGCTGGCCGAGAAGGTGTGGCGCGACCACATTGTCACAAAGGGGAAAGGTGGCGCTCCGGACCTCCTCTACATTGACCTCCACCTCGTCCACGAAGTCACAAGCCCGCAGGCATTCGAGGGCCTCCGCCTGGCTGGACGCAAGGTACGTCGCCCGGACTTGACGCTGGCCACCGAGGATCACAACACGCCCACCCTCGACATTGATCTGCCGATCGCGGACGAAACCAGCCGACTCCAAATTCAGACGCTGCGCAAGAACGCCGAAGAATTCGGCGTGCGCATCCATTCGCTTGGTGACGCTGACCAGGGAATCGTTCACGTTGTTGGCCCTCAGTTGGGGTTGACTCAGCCGGGAATGACGATCGTGTGCGGTGACTCCCATACGTCGACTCACGGCGCGTTCGGTGCTCTTGCGTTCGGAATTGGCACAAGCCAGGTCGAACACGTACTGGCCACCCAGACTCTTCCTCTTGCGCCATTTAAGACGATGGCGGTCACGGTCAACGGTTCTCTGCCTGCGGGTTCAACGGCGAAGGACATCATCCTTGCGGTGATCGCGAAGATCGGTACGGGCGGTGGACAGGGATACGTCCTCGAATATCGTGGGCAGGCTATCCGTGAGCTGTCGATGGAAGGGCGGATGACGATCTGCAACATGTCGATCGAAGCGGGTGCCCGCGCGGGGATGGTTGCCCCTGACGAAACAACATTTGACTACATCAAGGGTCGTCCGCATGCCCCCGAGGGCGAGGACTGGGACCGTGCCGTGGAGTATTGGAAAACGCTGCGTTCCGACGATGATGCTGTGTTCGACAACGAAGTGATTCTCGAAGCTGCCGATATCGAACCTTTCGTCACCTGGGGAACCAACCCCGGGCAGGGCGTGCCTTTGTCCGCGACGGTTCCGAATCCTGAAGATTTCGGAGATGACACGAAGCGTGCAGCCGCGGAGAAAGCCCTCGAATACATGGGGCTCGAAGCTGGCACGAAGATGCGTGACATCAAGGTTGACACCGTTTTCCTGGGGTCGTGCACGAACGGTCGCATTGAGGATCTGCGCGCTGCCGCTGCGGTTGTTCAGGGTCGTCACAAGGCCGAGGGAGTGCGGATGCTCGTTGTCCCAGGTTCTGCCCGTGTCCGTCTTCAGGCCGAGGCGGAGGGCCTCGACCAAATTTTCAAGGACTTCGGTGCTGAGTGGCGCAACGCGGGCTGCTCGATGTGTCTGGCAATGAATCCGGACAAATTGGCTCCGGGGGAGCGCTCGGCCTCGACCTCGAACCGGAACTTTGAGGGGCGTCAGGGCAAGGGGGGACGCACTCACCTCGTGTCTCCGCTGGTCGCCGCTGCAACCGCCGTTCGAGGAACCCTGTCGAGTCCCGCTGACCTCTAA
- a CDS encoding IclR family transcriptional regulator: MDESTSSGVGVLDKAALVLSALEAGPATLAQLVSSTGLARPTAHRLAVALEYHRMVTRDMQGRFVLGPRLQELSSAAGEDRLLAASMPVLQALRDHTKESSQLFRRQGDYRVCVSASEREMGLRDSIPVGAALSMSAGSAAQVLLAWEEPDRLHRGLYGASFNATTLSQVRRRGWAQSVGEREPGVASVSAPVRGPSGRVLAALSISGPIERMGRQPGRQHGPSVVAAANRLSDFLRSVDDVEN, translated from the coding sequence ATGGATGAGTCGACATCAAGTGGAGTCGGAGTTCTCGACAAGGCCGCATTGGTGCTCAGCGCCCTCGAAGCCGGCCCAGCCACCCTCGCCCAGCTCGTGTCCTCAACTGGTCTTGCGCGCCCAACAGCCCACCGTCTTGCCGTTGCACTTGAATATCACCGCATGGTGACCCGTGATATGCAGGGCCGCTTCGTCCTCGGACCCCGCCTTCAAGAGCTGTCATCAGCCGCTGGCGAAGATCGGCTTCTGGCCGCATCCATGCCGGTCCTCCAAGCTCTGCGCGACCACACGAAAGAGTCCTCTCAGCTATTCCGCCGCCAAGGCGACTACCGAGTCTGCGTCTCCGCCTCGGAACGTGAAATGGGACTCAGAGACTCCATCCCCGTTGGGGCAGCGCTGTCAATGAGCGCGGGCTCAGCCGCCCAAGTTCTTCTGGCCTGGGAAGAGCCTGACCGTCTCCATCGCGGACTCTACGGTGCATCTTTCAACGCCACCACCCTGTCGCAGGTCCGTCGCCGCGGATGGGCTCAATCCGTTGGGGAACGCGAACCCGGTGTTGCCTCCGTATCTGCCCCCGTGCGCGGCCCCTCCGGACGTGTCCTTGCCGCCCTGTCAATTTCAGGTCCGATTGAGCGCATGGGGCGACAGCCTGGACGCCAACACGGGCCTTCCGTCGTCGCAGCGGCTAACCGGCTCTCCGACTTCCTCCGCAGCGTCGACGACGTTGAAAACTAA